A stretch of Microbacterium caowuchunii DNA encodes these proteins:
- a CDS encoding MarR family transcriptional regulator, producing MAEPDPQQRAARAVERLRLSEASLSRRRQTQCGPSENARAAMRFILERADAGERVTPRAVAAHLGVSAAAVSGILDKLHSGGMITFAVNPDDRRSKHVLPFDRSTDADDVDPLTARIREEAADLDPVTAEAVAAFIERVVRSVDAECR from the coding sequence ATGGCGGAGCCCGATCCGCAGCAGCGTGCAGCCCGTGCCGTCGAGCGTCTGCGACTGTCCGAGGCGAGCCTGTCCCGGCGGCGTCAGACCCAGTGCGGTCCCAGTGAGAACGCCCGCGCGGCGATGCGCTTCATCCTCGAACGCGCCGATGCCGGTGAGCGGGTGACGCCCAGGGCGGTCGCGGCTCACCTCGGCGTCTCGGCGGCCGCGGTCAGCGGCATCCTCGACAAGCTCCACTCCGGCGGCATGATCACATTCGCGGTCAATCCGGACGACCGGCGCAGCAAGCACGTGCTGCCGTTCGACCGGTCGACCGACGCCGATGACGTGGATCCCCTCACCGCGCGCATCCGCGAGGAGGCGGCGGACCTGGACCCCGTGACGGCGGAGGCCGTGGCGGCGTTCATCGAACGCGTCGTCCGCTCGGTGGATGCAGAGTGTCGCTGA
- a CDS encoding ATP-dependent DNA ligase, translating to MNKLRRSEPFLFHLPDPHGMGMRSLWIHPAVALVFTFYGSRSPALNREWIDELMSEANGPHGLTLSPERAGERQNA from the coding sequence ATGAACAAACTCCGGCGCAGCGAGCCCTTCCTGTTCCATCTCCCCGACCCGCACGGGATGGGGATGCGGAGCCTGTGGATCCATCCCGCCGTGGCCCTGGTCTTCACCTTCTACGGCAGCCGGAGCCCCGCGCTGAATCGGGAGTGGATCGACGAGCTGATGTCCGAAGCGAACGGTCCCCACGGGCTCACCCTCTCGCCCGAGCGGGCCGGCGAGCGCCAGAACGCCTGA